A single genomic interval of Dromiciops gliroides isolate mDroGli1 chromosome 1, mDroGli1.pri, whole genome shotgun sequence harbors:
- the RANBP3 gene encoding ran-binding protein 3 isoform X14, with the protein MADLANEEKPAIAPPVFVFQKDKGQKRSADGSSPEDGEDSDREDGNYCPPVKRERTSSLTQFPPSQSVSKNNVFMPSTFCEPSAGNSDSEPEEKSSGFRLKPPTLIHGQAPSAGLPSQKPKEQQRSVLRPAVLQAPPPKALPQTVPNSGTNGVNVSSDCLGAATSEPINNSALRSSSESADKEKEPQKNESSNTSEDETCERKKQIAQQAFVFGQNLRDRVKLGHENAETTDVPNAGHPSSDTPPATNYFLQYISSSLENSTNNADASSNKFVFGQNMSERVLSPPKSTESSIDASKDSIAAESGSESSSLEATPEKANNVSESLAESAAAYTKATAKKCLLEKVEVITGEEAESNVLQIQCKLFVFDKTSQSWVERGRGLLRLNDMASTDDGTLQSRLVMRTQGSLRLILNTKLWAQMQIDKASEKSIRITAMDTEDQGVKVFLISASSKDTGQLYAALHHRILALRSRIEQEQETKLPAPEPEVTQSNEEDSDDDVLAPSASTGGGEDPGPRPFQLRLSS; encoded by the exons AGATCAGCTGATGGTTCAAGTCCAGAAGATGGAGAAG ATTCTGACCGAGAAGATGGAAATTATTGTCCTCCTGTGAAACGGGAAAGGACTTCTTcattaactcagtttcctccatcaCAGTCAG TATCAAAAAACAATGTTTTTATGCCATCAACCTTCTGTGAACCATCTGCAGGCAATTCTGACTCAGAACCAG AGGAAAAGAGCAGTGGATTCCGACTGAAGCCTCCCACACTTATCCATGGTCAGGCACCCAGTGCAG GTCTACCAAGCCAGAAACCTAAGGAACAGCAGCGAAGTGTGCTACGCCCAGCAGTATTACAAGCTCCCCCGCCAAAGGCACTCCCACAAACAG ttccTAATAGTGGCACCAATGGTGTTAATGTATCCTCAGACTGTCTAGGAGCAGCCACATCTGAACCAATCAATAATAGTGCACTGAGGAGTTCCTCTGAGTCTGCTGACAAG GAGAAAGAGCCCCAGAAAAATGAGTCTAGCAATACTTCCGAGGATGAGACCTGTGAGAGAAAAAAGCAAATTGCACAGCAAGCATTTGTATTTGGGCAAAACTTGAGGGACAGAGTTAAG CTAGGACACGAAAATGCCGAAACAACTGATGTACCGAATGCAGGGCATCCAAGCTCTGACACGCCACCTGCAACAAACTATTTCCTACAGTACATCAGCTCCAG TTTAGAGAACTCAACAAATAATGCCGATGCCTCCAGCAACAAATTTGTGTTTGGACAGAATATGAGTGAAAGGGTATTG AGTCCACCAAAATCTACTGAATCTAGTATAGATGCCAGCAAGGACAGCATTGCTGCTGAATCTGGCTCAGAATCCTCCTCCCTCGAAGCAACACCTGAAAAAG CTAATAATGTTTCAGAATCACTGGCAGAGTCAGCAGCTGCCTACACCAAGGCCACAGCCAAGAAGTGTTTACTAGAAAAGGTGGAAGTGATCACCGGGGAAGAGGCAGAGAGCAATGTGTTACAG ATCCAGTGCAAGTTGTTTGTGTTTGATAAAAcatcacagtcttgggtggaaAGAGGCAGAGGACTACTCAGACTTAATGACATGGCATCAACAGATGATGGGACATTACAGTCCCGACTAG TCATGCGGACCCAGGGAAGCCTGCGGCTCATCCTTAACACCAAACTGTGGGCACAGATGCAGATCGATAAAGCCAGTGAGAAGAGTATCCGAATCACAGCCATGGACACTGAGGATCAAGGAGTCAAAGTGTTCCTCATCTCA GCCAGCTCCAAAGACACAGGGCAGCTGTATGCAGCGCTGCATCATCGGATCTTGGCACTGCGAAGCAGGATAGAGCAAGAACAGGAGACCAAACTCCCAGCTCCAGAACCAGAAGTGACCCAGTCCAATGAGGAAGACAGTGATGATGATGTTCTGGCTCCTTCGGCATCTACTGGTGGGGGTGAGGACCCTGGCCCCAGGCCATTCCAGCTACGGCTGAGTTCATAG
- the RANBP3 gene encoding ran-binding protein 3 isoform X15, with the protein MADLANEEKPAIAPPVFVFQKDKGQKRSADGSSPEDGEDSDREDGNYCPPVKRERTSSLTQFPPSQSEEKSSGFRLKPPTLIHGQAPSAGLPSQKPKEQQRSVLRPAVLQAPPPKALPQTVPNSGTNGVNVSSDCLGAATSEPINNSALRSSSESADKEKEPQKNESSNTSEDETCERKKQIAQQAFVFGQNLRDRVKLGHENAETTDVPNAGHPSSDTPPATNYFLQYISSSLENSTNNADASSNKFVFGQNMSERVLSPPKSTESSIDASKDSIAAESGSESSSLEATPEKANNVSESLAESAAAYTKATAKKCLLEKVEVITGEEAESNVLQIQCKLFVFDKTSQSWVERGRGLLRLNDMASTDDGTLQSRLVMRTQGSLRLILNTKLWAQMQIDKASEKSIRITAMDTEDQGVKVFLISASSKDTGQLYAALHHRILALRSRIEQEQETKLPAPEPEVTQSNEEDSDDDVLAPSASTGGGEDPGPRPFQLRLSS; encoded by the exons AGATCAGCTGATGGTTCAAGTCCAGAAGATGGAGAAG ATTCTGACCGAGAAGATGGAAATTATTGTCCTCCTGTGAAACGGGAAAGGACTTCTTcattaactcagtttcctccatcaCAGTCAG AGGAAAAGAGCAGTGGATTCCGACTGAAGCCTCCCACACTTATCCATGGTCAGGCACCCAGTGCAG GTCTACCAAGCCAGAAACCTAAGGAACAGCAGCGAAGTGTGCTACGCCCAGCAGTATTACAAGCTCCCCCGCCAAAGGCACTCCCACAAACAG ttccTAATAGTGGCACCAATGGTGTTAATGTATCCTCAGACTGTCTAGGAGCAGCCACATCTGAACCAATCAATAATAGTGCACTGAGGAGTTCCTCTGAGTCTGCTGACAAG GAGAAAGAGCCCCAGAAAAATGAGTCTAGCAATACTTCCGAGGATGAGACCTGTGAGAGAAAAAAGCAAATTGCACAGCAAGCATTTGTATTTGGGCAAAACTTGAGGGACAGAGTTAAG CTAGGACACGAAAATGCCGAAACAACTGATGTACCGAATGCAGGGCATCCAAGCTCTGACACGCCACCTGCAACAAACTATTTCCTACAGTACATCAGCTCCAG TTTAGAGAACTCAACAAATAATGCCGATGCCTCCAGCAACAAATTTGTGTTTGGACAGAATATGAGTGAAAGGGTATTG AGTCCACCAAAATCTACTGAATCTAGTATAGATGCCAGCAAGGACAGCATTGCTGCTGAATCTGGCTCAGAATCCTCCTCCCTCGAAGCAACACCTGAAAAAG CTAATAATGTTTCAGAATCACTGGCAGAGTCAGCAGCTGCCTACACCAAGGCCACAGCCAAGAAGTGTTTACTAGAAAAGGTGGAAGTGATCACCGGGGAAGAGGCAGAGAGCAATGTGTTACAG ATCCAGTGCAAGTTGTTTGTGTTTGATAAAAcatcacagtcttgggtggaaAGAGGCAGAGGACTACTCAGACTTAATGACATGGCATCAACAGATGATGGGACATTACAGTCCCGACTAG TCATGCGGACCCAGGGAAGCCTGCGGCTCATCCTTAACACCAAACTGTGGGCACAGATGCAGATCGATAAAGCCAGTGAGAAGAGTATCCGAATCACAGCCATGGACACTGAGGATCAAGGAGTCAAAGTGTTCCTCATCTCA GCCAGCTCCAAAGACACAGGGCAGCTGTATGCAGCGCTGCATCATCGGATCTTGGCACTGCGAAGCAGGATAGAGCAAGAACAGGAGACCAAACTCCCAGCTCCAGAACCAGAAGTGACCCAGTCCAATGAGGAAGACAGTGATGATGATGTTCTGGCTCCTTCGGCATCTACTGGTGGGGGTGAGGACCCTGGCCCCAGGCCATTCCAGCTACGGCTGAGTTCATAG
- the RANBP3 gene encoding ran-binding protein 3 isoform X16 — MADLANEEKPAIAPPVFVFQKDKGQKRSADGSSPEDGEDSDREDGNYCPPVKRERTSSLTQFPPSQSEEKSSGFRLKPPTLIHGQAPSAGLPSQKPKEQQRSVLRPAVLQAPPPKALPQTVPNSGTNGVNVSSDCLGAATSEPINNSALRSSSESADKEKEPQKNESSNTSEDETCERKKQIAQQAFVFGQNLRDRVKLGHENAETTDVPNAGHPSSDTPPATNYFLQYISSSLENSTNNADASSNKFVFGQNMSERVLSPPKSTESSIDASKDSIAAESGSESSSLEATPEKESLAESAAAYTKATAKKCLLEKVEVITGEEAESNVLQIQCKLFVFDKTSQSWVERGRGLLRLNDMASTDDGTLQSRLVMRTQGSLRLILNTKLWAQMQIDKASEKSIRITAMDTEDQGVKVFLISASSKDTGQLYAALHHRILALRSRIEQEQETKLPAPEPEVTQSNEEDSDDDVLAPSASTGGGTGDEGDGQIVGST, encoded by the exons AGATCAGCTGATGGTTCAAGTCCAGAAGATGGAGAAG ATTCTGACCGAGAAGATGGAAATTATTGTCCTCCTGTGAAACGGGAAAGGACTTCTTcattaactcagtttcctccatcaCAGTCAG AGGAAAAGAGCAGTGGATTCCGACTGAAGCCTCCCACACTTATCCATGGTCAGGCACCCAGTGCAG GTCTACCAAGCCAGAAACCTAAGGAACAGCAGCGAAGTGTGCTACGCCCAGCAGTATTACAAGCTCCCCCGCCAAAGGCACTCCCACAAACAG ttccTAATAGTGGCACCAATGGTGTTAATGTATCCTCAGACTGTCTAGGAGCAGCCACATCTGAACCAATCAATAATAGTGCACTGAGGAGTTCCTCTGAGTCTGCTGACAAG GAGAAAGAGCCCCAGAAAAATGAGTCTAGCAATACTTCCGAGGATGAGACCTGTGAGAGAAAAAAGCAAATTGCACAGCAAGCATTTGTATTTGGGCAAAACTTGAGGGACAGAGTTAAG CTAGGACACGAAAATGCCGAAACAACTGATGTACCGAATGCAGGGCATCCAAGCTCTGACACGCCACCTGCAACAAACTATTTCCTACAGTACATCAGCTCCAG TTTAGAGAACTCAACAAATAATGCCGATGCCTCCAGCAACAAATTTGTGTTTGGACAGAATATGAGTGAAAGGGTATTG AGTCCACCAAAATCTACTGAATCTAGTATAGATGCCAGCAAGGACAGCATTGCTGCTGAATCTGGCTCAGAATCCTCCTCCCTCGAAGCAACACCTGAAAAAG AATCACTGGCAGAGTCAGCAGCTGCCTACACCAAGGCCACAGCCAAGAAGTGTTTACTAGAAAAGGTGGAAGTGATCACCGGGGAAGAGGCAGAGAGCAATGTGTTACAG ATCCAGTGCAAGTTGTTTGTGTTTGATAAAAcatcacagtcttgggtggaaAGAGGCAGAGGACTACTCAGACTTAATGACATGGCATCAACAGATGATGGGACATTACAGTCCCGACTAG TCATGCGGACCCAGGGAAGCCTGCGGCTCATCCTTAACACCAAACTGTGGGCACAGATGCAGATCGATAAAGCCAGTGAGAAGAGTATCCGAATCACAGCCATGGACACTGAGGATCAAGGAGTCAAAGTGTTCCTCATCTCA GCCAGCTCCAAAGACACAGGGCAGCTGTATGCAGCGCTGCATCATCGGATCTTGGCACTGCGAAGCAGGATAGAGCAAGAACAGGAGACCAAACTCCCAGCTCCAGAACCAGAAGTGACCCAGTCCAATGAGGAAGACAGTGATGATGATGTTCTGGCTCCTTCGGCATCTACTGGTGGGG